The Polyangium aurulentum genomic interval AGCGCATCGGCGAGGGCGTGATCCTCGAGAAGTGCCGCTTCGGCGCGGTGGTCGAGCGCAAGGACGGCAAGCTCGTCGGCCTCGGCTTCCGCCGCCTCTGGCCCGCCGAAGAGCCGCTCGCAGCGCTCGCGCGCACCGGAAACTAAGGCGCGTCCCGGTCGGGCTTCGGGCTGCGCTTCGGGGCGTCCTTCTTCGGTTTGTCCGGAGCGAGCGCGCCGAGCAGGAGCAGGTCGACGAGTTGCGTGAGATACGCGTCGTCGACCTGCTTGCGCTCGAGCAGCAGCCGATGGTGGACCGCGGAAGCGAGGACGCTGAAGATCATCAAGGGGTCGACCCCTTGCGAAAGCTCGCCGCGCGCCTGCGCAGCCTCGATGACGGGGCGCGGCGCGGCCTGCATCGACGCGAGGATCGACTGGCCGATGGCCAGCAGCTCGGAGTTGCGCTCCTCGGCGATGAGCATGCGCCGCATGCTCTGGCCCTCGGGCGTGCTCGCCAGCGCGACCATGTGACGCCCGATCTCGAGCAGGTCGCCGCGGAGCGAGCCCGTGTCCGGCGTGATGATCCGGTCGACCGTGATCGACTGCAGGGCCGCCTGCACGAGCTCCTGCTTCGTCGGCCAGCGCCGGTAAATGGTCGTCTTGTTGACCCCGGCGCGCGCGGCCACTTCCTCGATCCGCAGCGCGCCGTAGCCGACGTCGGCGAGCTCCTCGAGCGTCGCCTCGAGGACGCCTCGCACCACCGGCTCGCCGCGGACGAGCGCACGCTTCTTCGACGACCCCCGCTTCGCTTTCATCGACCGCCCACGCCGGTGCCACTGCAACACACCCGAAAGTTACGCGCAACCTCGCCGTCCGCAAGACGCAATCGCAACTTTCGGTTGCGATGCTCCCGGACCGTTGCTACACCCCATCGCACCTACTCGTTGCGGTGACGTCACGCGCGGGCGTGCGCCCTCGCTCGGGCCGAAGGAGCCTCGAATGACCGTTGCTGCGACCAACCCCGCGACGCCTGCGGGCGAGCGCATCGACTACGCGAGCACGCTCTCGCCGCGCACGAAGGCGCTCGTGCTCGCGGGCGTGATGATGGGCCTGTTTCTGGCCGCGCTCGACCAGACCATCGTCGCCACGGCCCTGCCGCGCATCGTCGGCGAGCTGCACGGGATGGAGCTGTTCGCGTGGACCTCGACGTCCTACCTGCTCGCCAGCACCACCATGGTGCCCATCTACGGCAAGCTCTCGGACAGCTTCGGCCGCAAGACGGTCATTCTCGCGGGCATCGGCATCTTCCTCCTGGGCTCGGTGCTCTGCGGGTTCGCGGGATCGATGCTCGCGCTCGTCATTTTCCGGGGCGTTCAAGGGATCGGCGCCGCGGCGATCACCTCCACCGCCTTCGCGGTCCCCGCGGACCTCTTCGCCCCCGCGGAGCGCGCGCGCTACCAGGGCATCTTCGGCACGGTGTTCGCCGCCTCGAGCATCATCGGCCCCATTCTCGGCGGCGTGCTCACCGACGAGGTGGGCTGGCGCTGGGTCTTCTTCATCAACCTGCCGCTCGGCGCCATTGCGGTGGCCTTCATCGTCGCCAAGATGCCGCGGCTGCACAGCGGCCTCACGAGCCGGGTCGACTGGCTCGGGGCGCTCACGCTGATCGTCGCGACGGTTCCCCTCTTGCTCACGCTGCGGGGGGATCGGCCGCTCGGGGCGTGGCTGTCGCCCGAGGTGCTCGGCATGCTCGGCGTGTCGCTCGTGGGGCTCGTGTCGTTCATCCTCGTCGAGCGGCAGAACCCGAACGCCATCATCCCGTTCGCGCTCTTCCAGAATCGCGTCTTCACGCTCGTGATCCTGACCTCGGTGTGCACGGGCGCGGCGTTCTTCGCGGCCCTGCTCTTCCTGTCGATATTCGCGGTAAACTCGCTCGGCGCCACGGCGCGCGAGGCGGGGATGGCGCTCATGCCCCTCACGGCCGCCGTGGTGCTCACCTCGCTCTTCACGGCGCGCATCGTCAGCCGGACCGGCCGCTACAAGATCGTCATCGTGACGGGCCTCGTGCTGCTCTGCGTGGGGCTCTTTCTGCTGCGCACGCTGACGGTGGAGAGCACGCTCTGGGGCATCGGCGTGCGCACGTTCATCTTCGGCTGCGGCCTGGGCCCGGTGATGCCGATGCTCACCCTGTCCATCCAGAACGCGGTTCCGCCGCATCAGGTGGGCACGGCGACCGCGGGGCGGCAGTTCTTCCAGCAGCTCGGGCAAGCGATGGGGAGCGCGGTGTTCGGCATCATTCTCACGAGCACGCTGGCGCACGCGCTCGTCGATACGCTCGGGCCCGTGCGCGCCGAGGCGCCCGCGGCCATGCACGCGCAATTCGATCGCTGGTTCGATCCGGAGCGGCTCCGCAGCGGCGGGGTCGTGCAGGAGAGCCCCGGCGAGGGCCAACGCTCGGCGGGCGATCGCATCGCGGACGAGGTTCGCGCGGCGTACGAAGCGCGCCGACGCGAGCCCTCGGCGGACGCGGACGCGCTCGCGCGGGAGGAGGCCCAGGCGCTCGCGGTCGTTCGCGCGGGGGAGCAGGCCGTGCGCGTCTCGTTTGCCAGGGCGGTGACGCGCGTGTACGACTGGTGTCTGCCGCTCGCGCTGTGCGCGCTGCTCCTCGCCCTGCTCACGCGCGAGATCCCGCTGCGCAAAGGAAACGCGCCCGCCCCCGCGCCAGCGGGCGATTAGCGCCCTGTCGTTCGTGTAATCGTACGCTGCCACTGCCGCACCGCCCTCGCGCCATGCGACCGCGTCCACCCGAGCCGCGTAGCATGGGAGCGGCGCGCTTGCGCGAAATCGGTAGCACGACGCGGTTTGGTCGTGCTACATGCGGAGCGCCATCGTTGGCGCGGCGGTCGCGGAGGACGCGGGCTTCGCGTCTCCGGGGGCGTCTGCGTGCGACTTGCCCATTCCTTTTCAGCTCGAGCCCGGTGGGCGCTATTCGGCCTTTTCGCGGCGGCCGTGGCCGCGAGCGCCACGCGCGTGGGGGCGCACGAGGCGGTCGTACCGCCGGCGCCGAAAAACCAGCCGGCGCCGGAATGGCCCGAGGGGAGGGCCGAATCGCACGACGTCGTGGTTCCGCTCGTCGTCACGGTGAACGCCGACGGGACCGTCGCCGGCGTCGAGATCGAGACGAGCGTCTCGCCCGCGTTCGACGCGGCAGCCCTGCGCGCGGCGGCACGCTGGACCTTCGAGCCCGCGACGCACAATGGCGTCCCGATCAAGGCGAAAGTCCGCGCGGTGGCGCGCTTTTCATCCGAGCCCACGCCCGCGCCTCCGAAGGCGAGCGCGCCGCCCGAGGCACCCAAACCGAAGCCCGCGCCCGAGCCCATTCGAAGACCCTCGCCGCTCACCGTGAACGTCACGGGCGAGGGCCCGCCGCGCAGCGCCTCCGAGGTCGTTCGAAAGCGCGACGTCATCGCGGCCGCGCCCCACCGCACCGCGAGCGATCTGCTGAAGCTCGTGCCCGGCGTCTTCATCACGCAGCATGGCGGGCAGGGCAAGGCGCACCAGATCTTCCTGCGCGGGTTCGACGCGGTGCACGGGCAGGACCTCGAGATCTGGGTCGCGGGCGCGCCGGTGAACGAGGTCTCGAACGTCCACGGCCAGGGCTATGCCGACCTGCATTTCGTGATGCCCGAGGTGGTGAGGCAGCTCCGCGCCAAACCCGGCTCGTACGACCCGCGCCAGGGCGATTTCGCGGTCGCCGGGAGCATCGGCTTCGATCTCGGCCTCGCCGAGCCGGGGATCACGGGCTCGCTCACGCTGGGCTCGTTCGGCGAGCGGCGCGTCTTCGTCGCCTATCACCCGGAAAACGCGCCCGACGCCACCTTCGCGGCCTTCGAGGCCCAGAGCACCGACGGTTTCGGCCCCTCGCGCGCGTCGCGGCGGACCTCGGCGGTCGGGCAGGCGACCTATTCGTTCGGGGGCTTCGCGACCGCGCGGATCATGGCCTCGACGTACGCCGCCCGCTACGACTCCGCGGGCGTGCTCCGGCTCGCGGACATCGAGCGCGGGGCCGTGGATCGTTTCAGCACGTACGATCCACGCCAGGGCGGGGATTCGTCGCGGTCGCAGGTGGTGATCGAGATCGGCGACGAGGACGAGGCGGCGCGCGCGCGCTGGTCGATCGCGCCCTACTTCATCGCCCGCGCGCTCAGGCTCCGCGCCAATTACACGGGCTTTCTCGAGGATCCGGTCTCGGGCGACTCGCAGCAGCAGAAGAACGAGGCGCTCACGGTGGGCCTCACCGGCCACTACCGGCGCAATCTTCGGATCTTCTCGAACGAAGACGCCGTCGAGGCGGGGGTCTTCGCGCGCAACGACTGGATCGAGCAATCGCAGCGGCGCCTGTCGGTGGTGGACGATCGAACGACGGAGACGCTCGTCGACGCGAAGGTCCGCGCCACCGACGCCGGCGGATACATCGACGTCTCGCTGCGCCCCGTTCGTCGCGTGGTCGTGCGCGGCGGCGTGCGCGTCGACGGGCTCGCGTATGCGACGGAGGAGCGCACGGGCGAGGGCGCGGGGGCGGCGCGCGCGGCGCTCGGGGCGCATATCGGCGGCAAGGCGACGGTGGACGTGGCGATCTCGCCTGGCCTGCACGCGGTCGCGAGCTATGGCGACGGCTTTCGATCGCCGCAGGCCCGGAGCCTCGGCGACGGCGAGCGCACGCCCTTCACGACGGTGCGCTCGTTCGAGGGCGGCGTGCGGTATGCGAGCGACGCGCGCGTCGGGGCGAGCCTGGCGGCATTTCACACGCGCCTGTCCGACGACCTCGTCTTCGACGAGACCACCGCGCGCAACGAGCGGGCGCCGTCCACGCAGCGCACGGGCTTCGCGCTCGATTTCACGCTGCGACCGAGATCGTGGCTCTTGCACAGCGGGAGCGTCACGTACACGCGCGCCTCCTTCACCGCCTCCGACGAATCCCAGGAGGAGGGCTCCTTGGTCCCCTACGCGCCGCAGCTCGTCGCGCGCACCGACCTCGCGCTGACGCCCCGCCTCGCGCGGATCTTCCATCGTGATCTGCGCGGCCGCCTCGGCGCGGGGCTCACCTTCCTCGCCGTCCGCCCGCTGCCATTTGCCGAATTCGGGCACGAGATCTTCCTCGCGGACCTCACGGCCGGGTTGCGGCTGAAGGAGGTCGAGCTCGAGGTCGACGTCTACAACCTGCTCGACGCGAAATGGTACGACGGCGAGTTCACCTACGCCTCGAATTTCACGAAAGGCGCGGCGCCCGCGCTCGTGCCGCTCCGCCACGTCACCGTGGGCGCGCCGTTCACGGTCACCGCGACGCTCTCCATTCATCTCTAGGTGGGAACATGCGATTTCATCGGTTCATGCAACGGCTCGGGCTCGTCGCCTGCGCGAGCTTCTCGTTCGTCGGCCTCTCGCTCGCGGCGGGCGCCCTGCTCGGGGCCTGCGGCGCCGAGGACACGACGAGCAGCAAGCGCGTCGCGCTGACGACGCGCATCGTGGCGGACGACGGCGTGGAGGCGCCGTTCACGAATGCCTTCGGCTGGTCGATCCAGCTCGACCGCGCCTCCATCTCGATCGGGCCCCTCTACTATTTCGACGGCGCCCCCATCTTCTCTTCCCGCCTTTCGCCCCGCGCGCCCCGGCGTGACGCGCTCGCGGGCTTCTTCGGCATCGGCGTGGCCTTTGCGCACCCGGGGCATTATCAGCCGGGCAATGCGATGGGGCAGGTGCTCGCGCCGTTCTCGGTCGACCTCGCGAAGGGCCCGGCCGATCTGCCGCCCGGCGATGGTGTGGCCGGGGTTTATCGCTCCGGGCGCTTCAGCTTCGGCGACCCGGCGGCGCTCGACGGATTCGTGGTGGTCGTCGAGGGCCGTGCGACGAAGGACGCGATGACGCGCGTTTTCCGCGCAGAGGCAGGCGTCGATGACGTGCTCGACGCGTACGGCGAGCCGAAGCTCGACGGTTGCGTTTTCGATGGCGAGCCCGACGTGCAGGAGGATGGAACGGTCACGGTGCACGTGAAGCCCAGCGTCTGGCTCGATCAGGTCGAATTCGACGCTGTGCCCGAGAGCGTCGGCGAAGACCCCGCCCCGCTGCCGGCCGATGGAACGGCATTTCGGGCGTTCACCCGCGGGCTCGAGAAGGGCTCTGCGGTGGTGTTCACCTATTCAGCACAGGAGACGATGTGAATACGCTGTTTTCCCGGACGACGAAGATCCTCCTCACGATGGGCGCCGTCGCGCTCGCGGGCTGCGGCGGCGAGGAGCCGGCCGGTCAGGGCTCCGTCTCGTTCACGACCTGGGGCGAGGAGTACATCGAGAAGGAGATCCCTGCGGCCGTCTTCGAGGACG includes:
- a CDS encoding TetR/AcrR family transcriptional regulator, whose amino-acid sequence is MKAKRGSSKKRALVRGEPVVRGVLEATLEELADVGYGALRIEEVAARAGVNKTTIYRRWPTKQELVQAALQSITVDRIITPDTGSLRGDLLEIGRHMVALASTPEGQSMRRMLIAEERNSELLAIGQSILASMQAAPRPVIEAAQARGELSQGVDPLMIFSVLASAVHHRLLLERKQVDDAYLTQLVDLLLLGALAPDKPKKDAPKRSPKPDRDAP
- a CDS encoding MDR family MFS transporter — its product is MTVAATNPATPAGERIDYASTLSPRTKALVLAGVMMGLFLAALDQTIVATALPRIVGELHGMELFAWTSTSYLLASTTMVPIYGKLSDSFGRKTVILAGIGIFLLGSVLCGFAGSMLALVIFRGVQGIGAAAITSTAFAVPADLFAPAERARYQGIFGTVFAASSIIGPILGGVLTDEVGWRWVFFINLPLGAIAVAFIVAKMPRLHSGLTSRVDWLGALTLIVATVPLLLTLRGDRPLGAWLSPEVLGMLGVSLVGLVSFILVERQNPNAIIPFALFQNRVFTLVILTSVCTGAAFFAALLFLSIFAVNSLGATAREAGMALMPLTAAVVLTSLFTARIVSRTGRYKIVIVTGLVLLCVGLFLLRTLTVESTLWGIGVRTFIFGCGLGPVMPMLTLSIQNAVPPHQVGTATAGRQFFQQLGQAMGSAVFGIILTSTLAHALVDTLGPVRAEAPAAMHAQFDRWFDPERLRSGGVVQESPGEGQRSAGDRIADEVRAAYEARRREPSADADALAREEAQALAVVRAGEQAVRVSFARAVTRVYDWCLPLALCALLLALLTREIPLRKGNAPAPAPAGD
- a CDS encoding TonB-dependent receptor: MAASATRVGAHEAVVPPAPKNQPAPEWPEGRAESHDVVVPLVVTVNADGTVAGVEIETSVSPAFDAAALRAAARWTFEPATHNGVPIKAKVRAVARFSSEPTPAPPKASAPPEAPKPKPAPEPIRRPSPLTVNVTGEGPPRSASEVVRKRDVIAAAPHRTASDLLKLVPGVFITQHGGQGKAHQIFLRGFDAVHGQDLEIWVAGAPVNEVSNVHGQGYADLHFVMPEVVRQLRAKPGSYDPRQGDFAVAGSIGFDLGLAEPGITGSLTLGSFGERRVFVAYHPENAPDATFAAFEAQSTDGFGPSRASRRTSAVGQATYSFGGFATARIMASTYAARYDSAGVLRLADIERGAVDRFSTYDPRQGGDSSRSQVVIEIGDEDEAARARWSIAPYFIARALRLRANYTGFLEDPVSGDSQQQKNEALTVGLTGHYRRNLRIFSNEDAVEAGVFARNDWIEQSQRRLSVVDDRTTETLVDAKVRATDAGGYIDVSLRPVRRVVVRGGVRVDGLAYATEERTGEGAGAARAALGAHIGGKATVDVAISPGLHAVASYGDGFRSPQARSLGDGERTPFTTVRSFEGGVRYASDARVGASLAAFHTRLSDDLVFDETTARNERAPSTQRTGFALDFTLRPRSWLLHSGSVTYTRASFTASDESQEEGSLVPYAPQLVARTDLALTPRLARIFHRDLRGRLGAGLTFLAVRPLPFAEFGHEIFLADLTAGLRLKEVELEVDVYNLLDAKWYDGEFTYASNFTKGAAPALVPLRHVTVGAPFTVTATLSIHL